Proteins from a genomic interval of Clostridium sp. AN503:
- a CDS encoding beta-methylgalactoside transporter, whose protein sequence is MKKSVDIKKILLDNGIIIVLLLLVLVTGITKDNFFSFNNLSNISVNTAARVIIAFGVSGCLITKGTDLSAGRMVGLASCIAGTLLQASDYSGKFFPNLGDMPVVGVLLFCILICCIFGLINGIVIAYLNVPAFIGTLGMQLMVYGICLVYTNATPLGGYRKAYTVIATGKLFGQLPYMFIIAIVIGLIMWFVYNYTRHGKYMYAIGGNEAAAEVSGVNVKKTKIIIYVTAAALYAIAGFLLGAKAGGASVNMGQGYELEAIAACTIGGVSVNGGIGRISGVVIGVLVFELLKSSMQFLGIQTNYQYIVQGIVIIVAIALDIRKYIAKK, encoded by the coding sequence ATGAAAAAGAGCGTAGATATCAAGAAGATTTTGCTGGACAACGGCATCATCATAGTACTGCTTTTACTGGTCCTGGTTACCGGTATTACAAAGGATAATTTCTTTTCCTTTAACAACCTGTCCAATATTTCCGTAAATACGGCTGCCCGTGTTATCATCGCATTCGGTGTCAGCGGATGTCTGATCACAAAAGGTACGGACCTGTCAGCAGGACGTATGGTGGGCCTTGCTTCCTGTATCGCCGGTACTCTGCTGCAGGCATCTGATTACAGCGGCAAGTTCTTCCCGAACCTGGGCGATATGCCGGTGGTCGGCGTACTGCTGTTCTGTATCCTGATCTGCTGTATATTCGGTTTGATCAACGGTATTGTTATCGCTTACTTAAACGTACCGGCATTCATCGGCACCCTGGGCATGCAGCTTATGGTATACGGTATCTGCCTGGTTTACACCAATGCAACCCCTCTGGGCGGCTACCGCAAGGCTTATACAGTGATCGCGACCGGTAAGCTGTTCGGACAGCTTCCTTACATGTTTATCATTGCGATCGTGATCGGCCTGATCATGTGGTTTGTTTATAACTATACCCGTCACGGCAAATACATGTACGCAATCGGCGGAAATGAGGCAGCGGCTGAGGTATCCGGCGTAAATGTAAAGAAGACAAAGATCATCATCTACGTTACCGCAGCAGCTCTCTATGCGATCGCAGGTTTCCTGTTAGGAGCAAAGGCCGGCGGCGCCAGCGTTAACATGGGCCAGGGCTACGAGCTGGAGGCGATCGCCGCATGTACCATCGGCGGTGTATCTGTAAACGGCGGTATCGGACGTATCTCAGGCGTAGTCATCGGTGTTCTGGTATTTGAGCTGCTGAAATCTTCCATGCAGTTCCTTGGGATTCAGACCAACTACCAGTATATTGTACAGGGTATCGTTATCATCGTGGCGATCGCGCTGGATATCCGGAAGTATATTGCTAAAAAGTAA
- a CDS encoding extracellular solute-binding protein, translating into MKKFGRGILLVAGGMTVLLSGCGMASKKQEAPVMVTVWNYYNGAQKEKFDGLVQQFNDTVGQEENIIVEAVSKGAIDELVQNVKDSVDNKVGAEALPVICSSYADTAFELNEMGLLADMKPYLTQEEIDEYVDGYIDEGRFEAKDTLKIFPTAKSTEVLTLNLTAWEPFAEATGADFEDLSTWEGIAAVAESYYQWTDSQSEEPGDGKAFFGRDAFANYMLIGSRQLGHEIYRIEDGRPVLDFDKDTMRRLWDNYYVPFIQGHYLAEGKFRSDDLKTGSLIAYVGSTSGSPYTPEAVTYEDGTTYDITCKVLPLPNFEGTEPCAVQQGAGMVLFKSEEPVERAAVTFLKWFTSEEENLDFSAGAGYLPVKKKANDEAFLEKMIAEREMDISDVLKETLLVGIQEAQEYQMYTTKPFKNGNGARAVLNTTMADLAKSDREAVKALVASGMEEAEAVSQFSTEEHFEEWYEDTYQKLNSIN; encoded by the coding sequence ATGAAAAAGTTTGGAAGGGGAATTTTACTTGTAGCAGGAGGGATGACGGTCCTGCTTAGCGGCTGCGGGATGGCCTCTAAAAAGCAGGAGGCTCCTGTGATGGTGACTGTATGGAATTATTATAACGGCGCGCAGAAGGAGAAGTTTGACGGACTGGTACAGCAGTTTAACGATACTGTGGGACAGGAGGAGAACATCATCGTGGAGGCGGTCAGCAAGGGCGCCATCGATGAGCTTGTCCAGAATGTGAAGGACAGTGTGGACAACAAGGTGGGGGCAGAAGCGCTCCCGGTCATCTGTTCTTCTTATGCAGACACGGCATTTGAGCTGAACGAGATGGGACTGCTTGCAGACATGAAGCCTTATCTGACGCAGGAGGAGATCGATGAATATGTGGATGGCTACATTGATGAGGGGAGATTTGAGGCAAAAGACACCTTAAAGATATTCCCAACAGCAAAATCCACAGAGGTCCTGACACTTAATCTGACGGCATGGGAGCCCTTTGCGGAGGCGACCGGTGCGGATTTTGAGGACCTTTCCACCTGGGAAGGGATTGCAGCGGTGGCAGAGAGCTATTATCAGTGGACTGACAGCCAGAGCGAGGAGCCGGGGGATGGCAAGGCATTTTTCGGCCGGGATGCCTTTGCCAATTATATGTTGATCGGAAGCAGGCAGCTGGGACACGAGATCTACCGGATCGAGGATGGAAGGCCGGTACTGGATTTTGATAAGGACACCATGCGCAGGCTGTGGGACAATTATTATGTTCCTTTTATTCAGGGGCATTATCTGGCAGAAGGAAAGTTCCGGAGTGATGATTTAAAGACGGGCAGCCTGATCGCCTATGTGGGTTCAACCAGTGGTTCGCCTTATACGCCGGAGGCTGTGACTTATGAGGATGGTACTACGTATGATATCACCTGTAAAGTTCTGCCCCTGCCGAATTTTGAGGGGACTGAGCCATGTGCCGTACAGCAGGGGGCGGGTATGGTCCTGTTTAAGTCGGAGGAGCCTGTGGAGCGCGCGGCGGTGACATTTTTAAAATGGTTTACCTCAGAAGAGGAAAACCTGGATTTTTCGGCAGGCGCCGGTTACCTGCCAGTGAAAAAGAAAGCCAATGATGAGGCGTTTTTGGAAAAGATGATCGCGGAAAGAGAGATGGATATCTCTGATGTCCTGAAGGAAACGCTGCTTGTTGGGATTCAGGAAGCGCAGGAGTATCAGATGTATACGACCAAGCCATTTAAGAACGGCAATGGTGCGCGGGCAGTTTTAAATACGACTATGGCAGATCTTGCAAAAAGCGACAGGGAGGCCGTCAAGGCCCTGGTGGCATCTGGTATGGAGGAAGCGGAGGCTGTCAGCCAGTTTTCAACAGAGGAACACTTTGAAGAATGGTATGAAGACACTTATCAAAAACTGAACTCCATCAATTAA
- a CDS encoding CYTH domain-containing protein — protein MEIERKYLVQSPPADYETWPFHQIEQAYLNTEPVIRIRREDESFYMTYKSKGLLAREEYNLPLTKAAYDHLLPKADGIILTKKRYLKPIDGTELTIELDIFSGAYEGLMLAEVEFPSLEAAENFTPPDWFGEDVTLSGKYQNSRLSLGSLSPESGS, from the coding sequence ATGGAAATTGAACGCAAATATCTGGTACAGTCGCCTCCCGCAGACTATGAAACCTGGCCATTCCACCAGATTGAACAGGCCTATCTCAATACAGAACCGGTCATCCGGATCCGCAGGGAGGACGAGTCCTTCTACATGACCTACAAATCAAAAGGGCTTTTAGCCCGGGAGGAATACAACCTTCCGCTCACAAAAGCAGCTTACGACCACCTTCTCCCAAAAGCAGACGGCATCATCCTGACCAAAAAGCGCTACTTAAAACCCATAGACGGCACAGAACTGACCATTGAGCTGGATATTTTCTCCGGAGCATATGAGGGCCTTATGCTGGCAGAAGTAGAATTCCCCTCCTTAGAGGCGGCAGAAAACTTCACACCCCCGGACTGGTTCGGCGAGGATGTGACCCTGTCCGGAAAGTACCAGAACAGCCGCCTCAGCCTCGGCTCCCTCTCCCCGGAATCCGGCAGCTGA